From one Deltaproteobacteria bacterium genomic stretch:
- the murD gene encoding UDP-N-acetylmuramoyl-L-alanine--D-glutamate ligase: MLPKPEVHTPDGKKVLVLGAGRSGQAAARWLHSQGAHVTVSDLHPLDAWPFTFISFCKENGIGIEAGANRVETAIRSDLVVVSPGIPLTIPAISEARLRGIPVRGELDLAISHWKGPILALTGTNGKTTTTALTGAMLEAAGIDHRVAGNIGTPLSCFLDGHTEKTVAVLEVSSFQLDAIPDGALIPPVRGVAWLNLAPDHLDRYPDLDSYGRSKARILDLAGQDGCRILNRDDPQLAPWILKSPGCILTFGHGAGLDAGAAIWQERIVVRWPDGATEEYPLERWSLPGRHNRENLAAAILLARLAGARPKDIQQTIGAFHAPAHRLEFVLTRDGISYYNDSKATNVASVLRALDAIDRPIVLIAGGRGKGEDYTPLLEKGLGRLRAVVAFGEEAESIHRVFDGHVPISRIQGETSGRAVMHAAVRMAEGYARPGDVILLAPACASFDLFSNFEERGCVFMEAVRAGEAVDA; encoded by the coding sequence ATGCTGCCAAAACCCGAAGTCCATACACCTGACGGCAAGAAGGTCCTGGTGCTCGGGGCCGGGAGGTCTGGACAGGCCGCAGCCCGCTGGCTCCACTCTCAGGGCGCCCATGTCACGGTGAGCGATCTGCATCCCCTCGATGCATGGCCCTTCACGTTCATCTCGTTCTGCAAGGAGAACGGGATCGGGATCGAGGCTGGGGCAAACCGCGTGGAGACCGCCATTCGATCCGACCTCGTGGTCGTAAGCCCAGGCATCCCCTTAACGATACCCGCAATCAGTGAGGCGCGGCTCCGGGGGATACCGGTACGCGGAGAACTGGATCTCGCCATCTCCCACTGGAAGGGCCCGATCCTCGCCCTCACAGGGACGAACGGCAAGACCACTACCACGGCACTCACGGGCGCCATGCTCGAGGCCGCGGGTATAGACCACCGGGTAGCCGGAAACATCGGCACCCCGCTTTCCTGCTTTCTTGACGGGCACACCGAAAAGACGGTCGCAGTCCTCGAGGTCAGCAGCTTCCAGCTGGATGCGATTCCGGACGGGGCATTGATCCCGCCCGTGCGCGGGGTAGCCTGGCTCAATCTCGCCCCGGACCATCTGGACCGCTACCCCGATCTGGACTCCTATGGGCGGAGCAAGGCCAGGATCCTCGATCTCGCCGGGCAGGATGGATGCCGGATCCTGAACCGAGACGATCCCCAGCTCGCCCCCTGGATCCTGAAGTCGCCGGGCTGCATCCTCACCTTTGGCCACGGCGCGGGCCTGGATGCGGGCGCCGCCATCTGGCAGGAGCGGATCGTTGTCCGGTGGCCGGACGGCGCAACCGAGGAATACCCCCTTGAAAGATGGTCCCTTCCTGGCCGCCACAACAGGGAAAATCTCGCAGCAGCCATCTTGCTTGCCCGTCTTGCAGGCGCACGCCCCAAAGACATCCAGCAGACCATCGGTGCCTTCCATGCCCCGGCACACCGTCTCGAATTCGTCCTCACAAGGGACGGGATCAGCTATTACAACGACTCAAAGGCCACGAACGTGGCATCCGTTCTTCGTGCCCTGGACGCCATCGACCGGCCCATCGTGCTCATTGCGGGCGGACGGGGCAAAGGGGAGGACTATACCCCGCTCCTCGAAAAGGGACTGGGGCGCCTTCGGGCCGTGGTCGCCTTCGGGGAGGAGGCAGAGTCCATCCACCGGGTCTTTGACGGACATGTGCCCATATCCCGTATCCAGGGAGAGACATCCGGTCGGGCCGTCATGCACGCCGCCGTCCGGATGGCAGAGGGCTATGCACGGCCCGGAGACGTGATCCTGCTTGCCCCGGCCTGCGCAAGCTTCGACCTCTTCTCGAACTTCGAGGAAAGGGGATGCGTTTTCATGGAAGCCGTCCGGGCCGGTGAGGCGGTCGACGCATGA